The DNA region ATCAGTTTCATTGCGACTAAACGCTTCCTGTTTTCGCCTAAAATTCATTTCTCTTTCCTTCAACTTGCTGTTTTGGGAATTAATAACATTGTTTTTTTTATTCAATTCATTTTCATGTACTGATTTTAAATGAAGAAATTTTTCTCGTGCTTCTAAAATCTTATCTTTTTTTAATATTTCTGCTTCTGTTTTTGCTTCTGCAAATAATTTCTCTTTATTCTTTTTAAGTTCTATTTGTTCTACTTTCAACTTACTAGCTAGCAATACTCTTCCTAAAACAATTCCTGCTGCTAATGCAACAACACCTATAACAACAACTATAATAATATTCATACCTTTAATATTTAATGATTTATGTTAAACGGATTTGAATAACTTTAGCAAAAAGGGTAAAAGAAAGAAATGAAATTATCTCCAAAAAAATTATTACTCCTGTGTAAGAGTTTCTAATATAAGTAATTGTTCTTTAATATTTTCTTTGGCAATTTTATATTTTGATTCAATATTTATTAGTTCTGTTGCAAGCTCTAATGCACACATTGATAGTGATGCCTGTTTCTCCGTTATTGAATATTGTTCAGTATATAATTTAATTTTTTTATTTACCAATTCAGATGCTTTCCTTATATTACCTTCTTCTTCAATTGCTACTTTTAAAGGGAATATTCGGTCGGCTATATTAACTTTTATGGAAATTTGTTCTTTCATCCTTTTTTTTAAAACCTAACTTTCAAGTAATTCCAATCCTTTATTTATCTCCTCAAGTAATCCGTCAATTACATTACTTAACTTTTCTTTTTCACCAGACTCAATTGTACTGGTCAACTGCAAATTTACATTTTTATTTTCTAATTCATTAATTCTTTCCTTATTCTTCTCTAAAATTTCTTTTAGGTTCAAAACTTCACTTATAAGTTCTTCATTTTCAGAAGCTAATTCTGAGTTACGTTTCTTTAAGGTCTCTATATTTTC from Bacteroidota bacterium includes:
- a CDS encoding cell division protein ZapA, which codes for MKEQISIKVNIADRIFPLKVAIEEEGNIRKASELVNKKIKLYTEQYSITEKQASLSMCALELATELINIESKYKIAKENIKEQLLILETLTQE